A genomic window from Gossypium hirsutum isolate 1008001.06 chromosome D12, Gossypium_hirsutum_v2.1, whole genome shotgun sequence includes:
- the LOC107946385 gene encoding probable methyltransferase PMT5 isoform X1: protein MRSPLLNKLSLICGRRLPVSWLVLCFTSVLVLIAVFGSSFPKSFDYVTVTPVPEIYSNYRRLKEQTAVDYFQLRTVSSGAGRQGELGLCGKERENYVPCYNVTANVLLGFKDGEEFDRHCEVSSQGKFCLVRPPKDYKIPLRWPAGRDVIWTGNVKITKDQFLSSGSITKKMMLLEENQIAFHSQDGLIFDGVKDYSRQIAEMMGLGSDSEFFQAGVRTVLDIGCGFGSFGAHLVSLKLMALCVAAYEATGSQVQIALERGLPAMIGNFISRQLPYPSLSFDMVHCAQCGIVWDKKEGMFLIEFDRLLKPGGYFVITSPISKPPGRATSSKKRSMLTPLAQFTEKICWSLIAQQDETFIWQKTADAHCYSSLKKNEVPLCKEGYDTPYYQTLMPCIIGASSKRWIPIQNKSSSPDLSSVELEVHGVSPEDFFEDLQVWKLALKNYWSLLTPLIFSDHPKRPGDEDPLPPFNMVRNVMDMNAHYGGLNAAFLEEMKSVWVMNVVPVRARNTLPLILDRGFPGVFHDWCEPFPTYPRTYDLLHANGLLSHLTSERCSLVELFVEMDRILRPEGWVVLSDKLGAIELARAHATQVRWGARVIDVQNGNDQRLLVCQKPFVKK, encoded by the exons ATGAGAAGCCCTTTGCTCAATAAACTTTCTCTTATTTGCGGCCGTAGACTGCCAGTCAGTTGGTTGGTATTGTGCTTCACTAGCGTGCTTGTGCTGATTGCAGTCTTTGGATCATCGTTTCCTAAGTCATTTGACTATGTAACTGTCACTCCAGTCCCAGAGATTTATTCAAACTATAGAAGGTTAAAGGAGCAAACCGCAGTTGACTATTTTCAGCTGAGAACTGTCTCGTCTGGAGCTGGTCGCCAAGGGGAGCTTGGCTTATGCggcaaagaaagagaaaattatgTTCCTTGTTACAATGTAACTGCAAATGTATTATTAGGGTTTAAAGATGGAGAGGAGTTTGATCGGCATTGTGAAGTATCAAGCCAAGGAAAGTTTTGTTTAGTTCGCCCTCCGAAGGATTATAAGATTCCACTCCGTTGGCCAGCTGGTAGGGATGTAATATGGACTGGAAATGTGAAGATAACCAAAGACCAATTCCTTTCTTCTGGAAGCATAACAAAAAA AATGATGTTGCTCGAAGAGAATCAAATTGCTTTTCACTCTCAGGACGGCTTAatctttgatggtgtcaaagaTTATTCTCGCCAGATTGCAGAGATGATGGGACTGGGAAGTGACTCTGAATTTTTTCAAGCTGGT GTACGCACTGTTCTTGATATTGGTTGTGGATTTGGAAGTTTTGGAGCTCATTTAGTTTCACTAAAGTTGATGGCTCTTTGTGTTGCTGCATATGAGGCAACCGGAAGCCAAGTTCAAATAGCTCTTGAGAGAGGTCTTCCAGCAATGATTGGCAATTTCATATCGAGACAACTACCATATCCATCATTGTCATTTGACATGGTTCATTGTGCTCAGTGCGGTATTGTTTGGGACAAGAAAG AGGGGATGTTTCTTATAGAATTTGATCGGTTACTCAAGCCTGGAGGTTATTTTGTTATAACCTCACCTATAAGTAAGCCACCTGGGCGTGCAACAAGTTCGAAGAAAAGAAGCATGTTAACCCCACTGGCACAATTCACTGAAAAGATTTGTTGGAGTCTTATTGCGCAACAAGATGAGACATTCATCTGGCAGAAAACTGCTGATGCTCATTGCTATTCTTCTCT CAAGAAAAATGAAGTACCCCTATGCAAAGAAGGATATGATACTCCCTATTATCAAACCTTGATGCCATGTATTATTGGAGCTTCCAGCAAACGCTGGATTCCTATTCAGAACAAGTCTTCTAGCCCAGATTTGAGCTCTGTGGAGCTTGAAGTTCATG GTGTCAGTCCAGAAGATTTCTTTGAAGACTTGCAAGTTTGGAAATTAGCTTTAAAAAACTATTGGTCTTTGCTTACACCATTAATTTTCTCTGACCATCCCAAGAGGCCAGGCGATGAAGACCCATTGCCTCCATTTAATATGGTACGCAATGTGATGGACATGAATGCTCATTATGGGGGTTTAAATGCTGCATTCCTGGAGGAAATGAAATCAGTGTGGGTGATGAATGTTGTACCCGTTAGGGCACGCAATACACTTCCTCTCATTCTTGACCGAGGCTTTCCTGGTGTTTTTCATGACTG GTGTGAACCCTTCCCAACATATCCTCGAACATACGACTTGCTTCATGCGAATGGGCTCCTCTCACATCTTACTTCAGAGAGGTGTAGTTTGGTGGAGTTATTTGTAGAGATGGATCGAATTCTCCGCCCTGAG GGCTGGGTTGTGCTCTCTGATAAACTAGGAGCTATAGAACTAGCACGTGCACATGCTACACAAGTAAGATGGGGTGCAAGGGTGATTGATGTTCAGAATGGTAATGATCAGCGGCTGCTTGTTTGTCAGAAACCGTTTGTGAAAAAATGA
- the LOC107946385 gene encoding probable methyltransferase PMT5 isoform X2 has translation MRSPLLNKLSLICGRRLPVSWLVLCFTSVLVLIAVFGSSFPKSFDYVTVTPVPEIYSNYRRLKEQTAVDYFQLRTVSSGAGRQGELGLCGKERENYVPCYNVTANVLLGFKDGEEFDRHCEVSSQGKFCLVRPPKDYKIPLRWPAGRDVIWTGNVKITKDQFLSSGSITKKMMLLEENQIAFHSQDGLIFDGVKDYSRQIAEMMGLGSDSEFFQAGVRTVLDIGCGFGSFGAHLVSLKLMALCVAAYEATGSQVQIALERGLPAMIGNFISRQLPYPSLSFDMVHCAQCGIVWDKKEGMFLIEFDRLLKPGGYFVITSPISKPPGRATSSKKRSMLTPLAQFTEKICWSLIAQQDETFIWQKTADAHCYSSLKKNEVPLCKEGYDTPYYQTLMPCIIGASSKRWIPIQNKSSSPDLSSVELEVHGKCQSRRFL, from the exons ATGAGAAGCCCTTTGCTCAATAAACTTTCTCTTATTTGCGGCCGTAGACTGCCAGTCAGTTGGTTGGTATTGTGCTTCACTAGCGTGCTTGTGCTGATTGCAGTCTTTGGATCATCGTTTCCTAAGTCATTTGACTATGTAACTGTCACTCCAGTCCCAGAGATTTATTCAAACTATAGAAGGTTAAAGGAGCAAACCGCAGTTGACTATTTTCAGCTGAGAACTGTCTCGTCTGGAGCTGGTCGCCAAGGGGAGCTTGGCTTATGCggcaaagaaagagaaaattatgTTCCTTGTTACAATGTAACTGCAAATGTATTATTAGGGTTTAAAGATGGAGAGGAGTTTGATCGGCATTGTGAAGTATCAAGCCAAGGAAAGTTTTGTTTAGTTCGCCCTCCGAAGGATTATAAGATTCCACTCCGTTGGCCAGCTGGTAGGGATGTAATATGGACTGGAAATGTGAAGATAACCAAAGACCAATTCCTTTCTTCTGGAAGCATAACAAAAAA AATGATGTTGCTCGAAGAGAATCAAATTGCTTTTCACTCTCAGGACGGCTTAatctttgatggtgtcaaagaTTATTCTCGCCAGATTGCAGAGATGATGGGACTGGGAAGTGACTCTGAATTTTTTCAAGCTGGT GTACGCACTGTTCTTGATATTGGTTGTGGATTTGGAAGTTTTGGAGCTCATTTAGTTTCACTAAAGTTGATGGCTCTTTGTGTTGCTGCATATGAGGCAACCGGAAGCCAAGTTCAAATAGCTCTTGAGAGAGGTCTTCCAGCAATGATTGGCAATTTCATATCGAGACAACTACCATATCCATCATTGTCATTTGACATGGTTCATTGTGCTCAGTGCGGTATTGTTTGGGACAAGAAAG AGGGGATGTTTCTTATAGAATTTGATCGGTTACTCAAGCCTGGAGGTTATTTTGTTATAACCTCACCTATAAGTAAGCCACCTGGGCGTGCAACAAGTTCGAAGAAAAGAAGCATGTTAACCCCACTGGCACAATTCACTGAAAAGATTTGTTGGAGTCTTATTGCGCAACAAGATGAGACATTCATCTGGCAGAAAACTGCTGATGCTCATTGCTATTCTTCTCT CAAGAAAAATGAAGTACCCCTATGCAAAGAAGGATATGATACTCCCTATTATCAAACCTTGATGCCATGTATTATTGGAGCTTCCAGCAAACGCTGGATTCCTATTCAGAACAAGTCTTCTAGCCCAGATTTGAGCTCTGTGGAGCTTGAAGTTCATGGAAA GTGTCAGTCCAGAAGATTTCTTTGA